One region of Molothrus aeneus isolate 106 chromosome 1, BPBGC_Maene_1.0, whole genome shotgun sequence genomic DNA includes:
- the ACBD5 gene encoding acyl-CoA-binding domain-containing protein 5 isoform X1, translated as MAETGSLHATRFEAAVKVIQSLPKNGSFQPTNEMMLKFYSFYKQATQGPCNIPRPGFWDPIGRYKWDAWSALGNMSKEEAMIAYVDEMKKILESMPMTDKVEELLQVIGPFYEIVEDKKNRGSDLASVRMEKVSKYLEDLSNVMNSTPTIKAVNGKAESSDSGAESEEEGLREEEEKEVQINGKDYKNVKPESAAAKDLEGIVSNGRYKDSFIPDMQNGIQTKSALNGLSPEEETNKMEPSLEIAQNAAHQGASEENTEEISAAQHLTSDSDSEVYCDSMEQLGLEEPLEIITSAKGSLKHSSHFLDVDHSPLLENTDFPRRTCMTYGNLQPGNTGEGVAEEQGEVKCGGEDGKASNGGPHKEKKGGEKADFYSVRRGRGHRLQPLGDGSQGGQMGNGGDGERWGSDRGPQGSLNEQIAVVLMRLQEDMQNVLQRLHMLEAVAASQAKSATLQSNYQPASSVKKPSWWPFEISPGVLAFAIVWPFIAQWLVHVYHQRKRRKLN; from the exons ATGGCCGAGACCGGCTCTCTGCACGCCACCAGGTTCGAGGCAGCCGTGAAGGTGATCCAGAGCCTGCCCAAAAATG GTTCATTCCAGCCAACGAATGAAATGATGCTCAAGTTCTATAGCTTTTATAAGCAAGCAACCCAAGGACCTTGTAACATTCCTCGACCTGGATTTTGGGATCCAATTGGTAGATACAAATG GGATGCTTGGAGTGCCTTGGGAAACATGTCCAAAGAAGAAGCCATGATAGCCTATGTTGATGAAATGAAAAAG ATTCTTGAGAGTATGCCAATGACGGACAAAGTTGAAGAGTTACTCCAAGTAATAGGCCCGTTCTATGAAATAGTAGAAGATAAAAAGAACAGAGGATCTGACCTAGCATCAG TTCGAATGGAGAAAGTCTCTAAGTATTTGGAAG aCCTTAGTAATGTTATGAATTCCACTCCAACTATAAAAGCTGTAAATGGAAAAGCTGAAAGCAGCGATAGTGGAGCAGAATCAGAAGAAGAAGGGCTTcgtgaagaggaagaaaaagaagtgcaGATAAATGGAAAAG ATTATAAGAATGTGAAACCCGAATCAGCAGCTGCTAAGGATTTGGAAGGCATTGTTAGTAATGGCCGTTACAAGGACAGCTTTATCCCAGATATGCAGAATGGCATCCAGACCAAATCTGCCTTGAATGGCTTGAGCCCAgaggaagaaacaaataaaatggaGCCAAGCCTAGAAATAGCTCAGAACGCTGCTCACCAAG GTGCAAGTGAAGAGAATACTGAAGAGAtctcagcagctcagcacttAACCAGTGATTCAGACAGTGAAGTTTATTGTGACTCTATGGAGCAGCTTGGACTAGAAGAG CCCTTGGAGATCATCACATCAGCTAAAGGATCTTTAAAGCATTCATCCCATTTCTTGGATGTAGATCACAGTCCTCTGTTAGAAAATACGGATTTTCCAAGGCGCACTTGCATGACTTATGGGAATCTCCAACCTGGAAATACTGGAGAGGGAGTAGCTGAAGAACAAGGTGAAGTCAAATGTGGAGGAGAAGATGGCAAAGCCAGTAATGGGGGTCCtcacaaggagaaaaaaggtggagaaaaagcagatttctACAGTGTCAGAAGAGGGAGAG GGCACAGACTTCAGCCTTTAGGAGACGGTTCCCAGGGCGGGCAGATGGGCAATGGAGGGGACGGCGAGCGCTGGGGCTCCGACAGAggcccccagggcagcctcaacgAGCAGATTGCAGTGGTGCTGATGCGGCTGCAGGAGGACATGCAGAAtgtcctgcagaggctgcaTATGCTGGAGGCTGTTGCAGCATCACAG GCAAAATCTGCAACACTACAGTCAAATTACCAGCCTGCCTCCTCTGTCaag AAACCATCATGGTGGCCCTTTGAAATTTCTCCTGGTGTTCTAGCTTTTGCTATTGTTTGGCCATTTATTGCCCAGTGGTTGGTACATGTGTATCACCAAAGAAAGCGAAG AAAACTGAACTGA
- the ACBD5 gene encoding acyl-CoA-binding domain-containing protein 5 isoform X2 translates to MAETGSLHATRFEAAVKVIQSLPKNGSFQPTNEMMLKFYSFYKQATQGPCNIPRPGFWDPIGRYKWDAWSALGNMSKEEAMIAYVDEMKKILESMPMTDKVEELLQVIGPFYEIVEDKKNRGSDLASDLSNVMNSTPTIKAVNGKAESSDSGAESEEEGLREEEEKEVQINGKDYKNVKPESAAAKDLEGIVSNGRYKDSFIPDMQNGIQTKSALNGLSPEEETNKMEPSLEIAQNAAHQGASEENTEEISAAQHLTSDSDSEVYCDSMEQLGLEEPLEIITSAKGSLKHSSHFLDVDHSPLLENTDFPRRTCMTYGNLQPGNTGEGVAEEQGEVKCGGEDGKASNGGPHKEKKGGEKADFYSVRRGRGHRLQPLGDGSQGGQMGNGGDGERWGSDRGPQGSLNEQIAVVLMRLQEDMQNVLQRLHMLEAVAASQAKSATLQSNYQPASSVKKPSWWPFEISPGVLAFAIVWPFIAQWLVHVYHQRKRRKLN, encoded by the exons ATGGCCGAGACCGGCTCTCTGCACGCCACCAGGTTCGAGGCAGCCGTGAAGGTGATCCAGAGCCTGCCCAAAAATG GTTCATTCCAGCCAACGAATGAAATGATGCTCAAGTTCTATAGCTTTTATAAGCAAGCAACCCAAGGACCTTGTAACATTCCTCGACCTGGATTTTGGGATCCAATTGGTAGATACAAATG GGATGCTTGGAGTGCCTTGGGAAACATGTCCAAAGAAGAAGCCATGATAGCCTATGTTGATGAAATGAAAAAG ATTCTTGAGAGTATGCCAATGACGGACAAAGTTGAAGAGTTACTCCAAGTAATAGGCCCGTTCTATGAAATAGTAGAAGATAAAAAGAACAGAGGATCTGACCTAGCATCAG aCCTTAGTAATGTTATGAATTCCACTCCAACTATAAAAGCTGTAAATGGAAAAGCTGAAAGCAGCGATAGTGGAGCAGAATCAGAAGAAGAAGGGCTTcgtgaagaggaagaaaaagaagtgcaGATAAATGGAAAAG ATTATAAGAATGTGAAACCCGAATCAGCAGCTGCTAAGGATTTGGAAGGCATTGTTAGTAATGGCCGTTACAAGGACAGCTTTATCCCAGATATGCAGAATGGCATCCAGACCAAATCTGCCTTGAATGGCTTGAGCCCAgaggaagaaacaaataaaatggaGCCAAGCCTAGAAATAGCTCAGAACGCTGCTCACCAAG GTGCAAGTGAAGAGAATACTGAAGAGAtctcagcagctcagcacttAACCAGTGATTCAGACAGTGAAGTTTATTGTGACTCTATGGAGCAGCTTGGACTAGAAGAG CCCTTGGAGATCATCACATCAGCTAAAGGATCTTTAAAGCATTCATCCCATTTCTTGGATGTAGATCACAGTCCTCTGTTAGAAAATACGGATTTTCCAAGGCGCACTTGCATGACTTATGGGAATCTCCAACCTGGAAATACTGGAGAGGGAGTAGCTGAAGAACAAGGTGAAGTCAAATGTGGAGGAGAAGATGGCAAAGCCAGTAATGGGGGTCCtcacaaggagaaaaaaggtggagaaaaagcagatttctACAGTGTCAGAAGAGGGAGAG GGCACAGACTTCAGCCTTTAGGAGACGGTTCCCAGGGCGGGCAGATGGGCAATGGAGGGGACGGCGAGCGCTGGGGCTCCGACAGAggcccccagggcagcctcaacgAGCAGATTGCAGTGGTGCTGATGCGGCTGCAGGAGGACATGCAGAAtgtcctgcagaggctgcaTATGCTGGAGGCTGTTGCAGCATCACAG GCAAAATCTGCAACACTACAGTCAAATTACCAGCCTGCCTCCTCTGTCaag AAACCATCATGGTGGCCCTTTGAAATTTCTCCTGGTGTTCTAGCTTTTGCTATTGTTTGGCCATTTATTGCCCAGTGGTTGGTACATGTGTATCACCAAAGAAAGCGAAG AAAACTGAACTGA